A window from Athalia rosae chromosome 5, iyAthRosa1.1, whole genome shotgun sequence encodes these proteins:
- the LOC105693329 gene encoding deaminated glutathione amidase isoform X2 — translation MPLPLVAVCQMTATGDREKNFTIVSDLVSQAKQSNACIALFPEACDYLAETKKDIVAMAEPLEGELVNRYKCLAKDNNIWLSLGGIHEKFDDSSTKIYNTHVLINNDGEMMGAYRKIHLFDMDNQDTGVRLMESDYVNQGCEIIPPISTPVGLMGLSICYDMRFPELSLMLRKMGAQILTFPSAFTYQTGAAHWEIILRARAIETQCYVIAAAQTGSHNKKRASWGHAMIIDPWGTVIAQCGDKTGIALAEIDLELLNRVRKNMPCENHRRTDLYSELKPLK, via the exons ATGCCGTTACCATTGGTAGCAGTTTGTCAAATGACTGCCACTggggatagagaaaaaaacttcaccaTAGTATCCGATCTTGTTTCTCAGGCAAAACAGAGTAACGCCTGC atagCTCTATTTCCAGAGGCTTGTGATTACTTGGCTGAAACTAAAAAGGATATAGTAGCTATGGCCGAACCTCTAGAAGGAGAATTGGTGAACCGCTACAAATGTTTAGCTAAAGACAACAATATCTGGTTATCTCTGGGTGGTATTCATGAAAAA tttgatGACAGCTCtaccaaaatttataatacacatgttttaataaataatgacGGTGAAATGATGGGAGCATATCGGAAGATTCATTTGTTTGATATGGACAACCAAGATACGGGAGTTAGATTGATGGAATCTGACTACGTTAATCAAGGTTGTGAAATAATACCGCCCATATCAACTCCAGTAGGGCTTATGGGCTTGAGTATT TGCTACGATATGCGATTCCCTGAATTATCTTTGATGCTGAGAAAAATGGGAGCTCAAATTCTGACGTTTCCATCTGCATTTACGTATCAAACTGGTGCTGCACATTGGGAGATTATCCTACGGGCTAGAGCTATAGAAACCCAATGTTATGTGATAGCGGCGGCTCAGACAGGATCGCATAATAAGAAACGTGCTAGCTGGGGGCACGCTATG aTCATCGATCCTTGGGGTACGGTCATAGCTCAATGTGGTGACAAGACAGGTATTGCACTGGCTGAAATTGACTTGGAGTTATTAAATAGAGTCCGAAAAAACATGCCTTGCGAAAATCACAGACGCACAGACTTGTATTCAGAATTGAAACCTTTGAAGTAA
- the LOC105693329 gene encoding deaminated glutathione amidase isoform X1: protein MIRLIFNVTPIRQYQIPRFSNNIVSITWRRGKSTMPLPLVAVCQMTATGDREKNFTIVSDLVSQAKQSNACIALFPEACDYLAETKKDIVAMAEPLEGELVNRYKCLAKDNNIWLSLGGIHEKFDDSSTKIYNTHVLINNDGEMMGAYRKIHLFDMDNQDTGVRLMESDYVNQGCEIIPPISTPVGLMGLSICYDMRFPELSLMLRKMGAQILTFPSAFTYQTGAAHWEIILRARAIETQCYVIAAAQTGSHNKKRASWGHAMIIDPWGTVIAQCGDKTGIALAEIDLELLNRVRKNMPCENHRRTDLYSELKPLK, encoded by the exons ATGATCCgactaattttcaacgtcacaCCAATCAGACAATATCAGATCCCTCGTTTCAG TAATAATATTGTATCCATAACGTGGAGACGTGGTAAATCAACAATGCCGTTACCATTGGTAGCAGTTTGTCAAATGACTGCCACTggggatagagaaaaaaacttcaccaTAGTATCCGATCTTGTTTCTCAGGCAAAACAGAGTAACGCCTGC atagCTCTATTTCCAGAGGCTTGTGATTACTTGGCTGAAACTAAAAAGGATATAGTAGCTATGGCCGAACCTCTAGAAGGAGAATTGGTGAACCGCTACAAATGTTTAGCTAAAGACAACAATATCTGGTTATCTCTGGGTGGTATTCATGAAAAA tttgatGACAGCTCtaccaaaatttataatacacatgttttaataaataatgacGGTGAAATGATGGGAGCATATCGGAAGATTCATTTGTTTGATATGGACAACCAAGATACGGGAGTTAGATTGATGGAATCTGACTACGTTAATCAAGGTTGTGAAATAATACCGCCCATATCAACTCCAGTAGGGCTTATGGGCTTGAGTATT TGCTACGATATGCGATTCCCTGAATTATCTTTGATGCTGAGAAAAATGGGAGCTCAAATTCTGACGTTTCCATCTGCATTTACGTATCAAACTGGTGCTGCACATTGGGAGATTATCCTACGGGCTAGAGCTATAGAAACCCAATGTTATGTGATAGCGGCGGCTCAGACAGGATCGCATAATAAGAAACGTGCTAGCTGGGGGCACGCTATG aTCATCGATCCTTGGGGTACGGTCATAGCTCAATGTGGTGACAAGACAGGTATTGCACTGGCTGAAATTGACTTGGAGTTATTAAATAGAGTCCGAAAAAACATGCCTTGCGAAAATCACAGACGCACAGACTTGTATTCAGAATTGAAACCTTTGAAGTAA
- the LOC105693330 gene encoding ER membrane protein complex subunit 3 yields the protein MAELLLDSNIRGWVFLPIVVITFLVGIVRHYVSMLLASQKKVEVHQVQDSQVMIRSRILRENGQYLPKSAFVMRRHFFNNEETGYFKTQKRAPVSQNPMTDPSMMTDMLKGNVTNVLPMVLIGGWINWMFSGFVTTKVPFPLTLRFKPMLQRGIELVTLDAAWVSSASWYFLNVFGLRSIYTLVLGENNAADTSRLLQDQVSGAAMSMPPDPKAAFKAEWEALEICEHNWALNGADADLLGPQNTPDSAESIYHQSKTN from the exons ATGGCAGAACTTTTACTCGACTCGAATATTAGGGGTTGGGTATTTCTACCCATAGTAGTGATTACTTTTTTAGTTGGGATAGTTCGTCATTATGTTTCAATGCTTCTCGCATCTCAGAAAAAGGTTGAAGTTCACCAAGTGCAGGACAG CCAGGTAATGATTCGCTCTCGGATATTACGAGAGAATGGTCAATACCTGCCCAAATCAGCATTTGTGATGAGGCGGCACTTCTTCAACAATGAAGAGACCGGATATTTTAAGACTCAAAAACGAGCTCCGGTATCACAGAACCCAATGACTGATCCCAGCATGATGACTGATATGCTGAAAGGAAACGTGACTAATGTCTTACCCATGGTCTTGATTGGAGGATGGATCAATTGGATGTTTTCAGGCTTTGTCACGA CAAAAGTACCTTTCCCACTGACTCTACGTTTCAAACCAATGCTTCAACGAGGTATCGAACTTGTGACACTTGACGCCGCCTGGGTTTCCTCTGCTTCTTGGTATTTCCTAAACGTATTTGGACTCCGATCCATCTACACTTTGGTGCTCGGTGAAAATAATGCTGCCGATACATCTAGGCTTCTTCAAGACCAAGTGTCAGGAGCTGCTATGTCGATGCCTCCAGATCCAAAAGCTGCTTTTAAGGCGGAATGGGAAGCCCTTGAGATATGCGAACACAACTGGGCTTTAAATGGAGCTGATGCCGATCTTCTCGGTCCTCAGAATACCCCTGATTCAGCAGAGAGCATTTATCACCAAAGTAAAACTAACTAG